One Bufo gargarizans isolate SCDJY-AF-19 chromosome 4, ASM1485885v1, whole genome shotgun sequence DNA window includes the following coding sequences:
- the LOC122934745 gene encoding oocyte zinc finger protein XlCOF6-like: MEEWEYLEEHKDLYKDVMMENHQSLTPPDGSSQRNPPERCPSPQYSQDCPEEMQNVPLDHQESSGETTSGLEKPIAVSVNVEDGMSDSYGHLHLSSHHEAEDNNTTEDDSITPNVPSVLHSRDLSTDTAGHKKPSSKQLLIGKTRTKQKCGNIFSSEKRFKKKSNLFLHESNCRVNGSFSCLTCGKSFSMKSILVRHQRTHIGENPYSCPECGKSFNDQSNFIRHQRTHTGEKPYSCPECGKCFSQKSILVTHQRTHTGENPYSCPECGKGFNNQSNFIRHQRTHTGEKPFSCLECEKCFSQKSILVTHQRTHTGENPYSCPECGKRFNNQSNFIRHQRTHTGEKSFLGLQCGKSFSMKSILVRHQRTRSEEKPYSCPECGKSFSLKTCLVRHQRTHIRENPYSCPVCGKGFNNQSSFTRHQRTHTGEKPFSCLECGKCFSQKSILVTHQRTHTGENPYSCPKCGKGFKNQSNFFRHQRAHTGEKPCMCLECGKYFDAKSMLIKHVISHTGEKPFSSSECVKPFSKKSHVEEHEKLHLEEKPFLCSQCGKCFKTQTSFFRHQRTHTGEKPFSCLECGKCFSLKTCLVRHKRTHTGEKLFSCLECGKCFSRKSNLVAHQRTHTGEKSFSCLECEKCFSRKSNLVAHQRSHTGEKPFSCSECGKCFGQKSNLVKHQRSHTGEKPFMCSECGKCFGVKSLLIQHLRSHTRGNPF, encoded by the exons GAAAGTTCTGGTGAAACGACGAGTGGACTTGAAAAACCCATCGCGGTGTCTGTGAATG TGGAAGACGGGATGAGCGACTCCTATGGACATCTCCATTTATCTTCCCATCATGAAGCAGAAGATAACAATACCACAGAAGATGATTCAATAACTCCTAATGTACCCTCAGTCCTTCACAGCAGAGATCTATCCACTGATACTGCTGGTCACAAGAAACCTTCATCCAAGCAATTACTGATTGGTAAAACAAGAACTAAACAAAAATGTGGGAACATTTTTTCTAGTGAGAAACGTTTTAAAAAGAAATCTAATCTTTTTTTGCATGAGAGCAATTGCAGAGTTAATGGGTCATTTTCATGCTTGACATGTGGAAAATCTTTTAGCATGAAATCCATTctagttagacatcagagaactcacatagGGGAGAATCcgtattcatgtcctgaatgtggaaaaaGCTTTAACGATCAATCAAATTTTATTCGGCATCAAAGAactcatacaggggagaagccatattcatgtcctgaatgtggaaagtgcttTAGTCAGAAATCCATTTTagttacacatcagagaactcacaccgGGGAAAatccatattcatgtcctgaatgtgggaaaggcTTTAACAATCAATCAAATTTTATTCGGCATCAGAGAactcatacaggggagaagccattttcatgtcttgaATGTGAAAAGTGCTTTAGtcagaaatccattcttgttacacatcagagaactcacacaggggagaatccatattcatgtcctgaatgtgggaaacgCTTTAACAATCAATCAAATTTTATTCGGCATCAGAGAACTCATACAGGGGAGAAGTCATTTTTAGGTCTtcaatgtggaaaatcttttagcatgaaatccattctagttagacatcagagaactcgctcagaggagaagccatattcatgcccagaatgtgggaaatcttttagtCTGAAAACgtgtcttgttagacatcagagaactcacataAGGGAGAATCCGTATTCATGTCCTGTATGTGGGAAAGGCTTTAACAATCAGTCAAGTTTTACTAGGCATCAGAGAactcatacaggggagaagccattttcatgtcttgaATGTGGAAAGTGCTTTAGTCAGAAATCCATTCTagttacacatcagagaactcacacaggggagaatccATATTCATGTCCTAAATGTGGGAAAGGCTTTAAAAatcaatcaaatttttttcgtCATCAGagagctcacacaggggagaagccatgtaTGTGTCTTGAATGTGGTAAGTATTTTGATGCGAAATCAATGCTTATAAAACATGTaataagtcacacaggagagaagccattttcatcttCAGAATGTGTGAAACCTTTTAGCAAGAAATCACATGTTGAGGAACATGAAAAACTCCACTTAgaggagaagccatttttatgttcacaatgtgggaaatgctttaagaCTCAAACAAGTTTTTTTcggcatcagagaactcacacaggggagaagccattttcatgtcttgaATGTGGAAAGTGCTTTAGTCTGAAAACATGTCTTGTTAGACATAAGAGAactcatacaggggagaagctattttcatgtcttgaatgtggaaagtgctttagtcggaaatcaaatcttgttgcacatcagagaactcacacaggggagaagtcaTTTTCATGTCTTGAATGTGAAAAGTGTTTTAGtcggaaatcaaatcttgttgcccatcagagaagtcacacaggggagaagccattttcatgttcagaatgtgggaaatgttttggtcagaaatcaaatcttgttaaacatcagagaagtcacacaggggagaagccatttatgtgttctgaatgtgggaagtgttttggtGTGAAATCATTGCTTATACAACATCTAAGAAGTCACACAAGAGGGAATCCATTTTAA